AAGCCGCGGCAGCCCGGCGCGGTGAAGTACACGTACCAGGTGGGCGGCGTGGAGGAAACCGTCGCGGCGGCGGCGGACGGCACAGCGACGATCACCTGGACGCCGCCGGACTCCGGCTACCACACGCTCTACGTGAAGAGCCTGACGGCGGACGGCGTCCAGTCGTTGCAGACCTCCTACTCCTTCTACGTGGCACCCGACCCGCTCACCGTGACGTCCGTGTCGCCGACCTCGGTCGTCGCCGGCGGCGTACGCACGATCACCGTCACCGGTACCGGATTTCACCAGGAGGACCAGGTCACGGTCACTCCGACGGGCGGCGCGACGCTGACCGCGACGGTGCAGAGCGTCTCCGCCGACCACCGGACCCTCACCGCCGAGGTGGACCTGACATCCGCCGCCGCGGGCAAGGCGTCCGTCTCGGTACGGCCCAACGACTGGAGCGACGCGGTGTCGCTCGCCGGCGCGTTCTCGATCACCTCTGCACCGGCCATCCGGTCGGTGACCGCGCCGACCATCACCGGCACGGTGGCGGTGGGGGCGACCGTCCGCGCCTCGACCGGGCAGTGGAGTCCGGCCGCCACGGCGTACACCTACCGGTGGGCGGCCGACGGCACCGCGATCAGCGGGGCGACCGGGTCGACCTACCTGATCCCGGCGTCCCTGCTGGGCAAGCGGCTGACCGTGACGGTCACCGCGACCAAGCCCGGCTACTCGGCGGGGCAGGCGACGTCGAAGGCCACCGCGCCGGTCGTCAAGGGCGCGGCGCTGCGGGCCACGGTGAAGCCGACCATCACCGGTACGGCACGGGTCGGCCAGACCGTGCAGGCGACCACCGGCACCTGGACGCCGGCCGCCGACTGGTACCGCTACGAGTGGCGGGTGGGCGGGGTGCTGTCCGGCACGACGACGAAGACGCTGAAGCTGACGGCCGCGATGCGCGGCAAGGCGGTCACCGTGACCGTGATCGCCGGGAAGGCGGGCCACACCGCCGGCCGCGCCACCAGCACAGCGGTGACCGTCCGCGCATAGCACGACAGACCGGCCGGTGCGCCACCTCGCCGATCCGACCCACGGGGCGGCGAGAGGGCGTACCGGCCCGGTCCGGGCAACGATCCACCGACGAGGGCTCAGGTCTCGATGATGTTGTTGTTCTCGTCGATGCCGTGGCTGCGCCAGTAGACGTCCCACTCGTCGTCGACGTGCTTCGGGACCTTGCCCTCCGGATAGCGGACGTACGGCGGGGTCGGCTCCTGCCCGTCCGGGAAGCAGGCGCTGCCGCCCTGCGCGCCCACCGCGATGGCCGGATACTCACCACCGGCGCAGATGCTCTCCTGGAACGAGCACCCGGTGGTGGCCATCAGCCCACCCAGGCCGGCCACGGCCAGGACGATCATGATTCGCGTTCGCATGGGGAGAATTCTGGTCGCCCCGGCCACGCCTGCCATCCGCACGTGTACTCAATCCGGGCACCGCTCCGGCCATCCGTCGCACTGAGCCGGAGGAAGCCATGACCGCTGCTGTACCGCACGGAAAAGGGGCCGTCCCGGCTTCCCGGAACGGCCCCTCACCTGCTGTGCGCCCGAAGGGACTCGAACCCCTAACCTTCTGATCCGTAGTCAGATGCTCTATCCATTGAGCTACGGGCGCTTGCTGCTCGGCCAGTCTACACACCGGCTTTCGCGCGGAGACTCCGGGATTCGAACCCGGGAGGGGCTTTAAGACCCCAACCGCATTAGCAGTGCGGCGCCATAGACCAGACTAGGCGAAGTCTCCCTGGTGATCCGGAGACCACCGCGCCCGAGAATACAGGTCCCCACCCATCGGGGGCAAAGCGGCTATCGACGCCGCGCCCAGCCCTGCGTTTCCGAGGTGTGCGAGGTCACTGTCGGGACTACGCTCCATCGATATGCAGGAGCAGCCGCCGAGCGACCCGCCCCGCCGCGAGCCCACCGGCAAGGCCCGGCGGAGCCGCTCCCCGAAGGCCACCTTCACCCCGCCTACCAGCCCCGAAGCTGCCGTACCGCCGGCCCGGCAGCCCGAGACGGCGGAGCCGGGGACGTCGCCGGCCCGACGGGCGAGGCCCGCGCCGGCCGTGCTCTTCCAGCCTCCCGAGCGGGAGGAGGCCGCCGCCACGCCCCGGCCCCGACGCACGCCGGCAGCTGCCGGGCCGACCGGCGACGACAGGGGTACGCAGAGCCCGCGCCCCGGGTCGCCCGGCCCAGCGGCGGTCAGCGAGCCGGAGCGACCGGCCGGCCCGGTACCGGAGGCGGTCAGCGAGCCGGCCGCCGACGAGGCGCGGAGGCCCGCGCGCCGGGTCACGCCGAAGAAGGCGACCCCGGACGCACGGAAGCGGGCCGACCGACCGGTCGCAGAGCCGACGGCACCAGTCAGTGATCTGCCACACATCGATCCGAAGACGGGGGCCACGGCACCGGGGACGGGGGCCACGGAACCGACCGGACCGGTCGGCTCGTCCACTCCCACAGATCCGGTGACGGCGATCGGCCCGGCGGCGTCCGCCACGGCGGAGCCACTGCCGGCGACCGGGCCGTCGACGCCCCGGAAGTCGAACCCGCGCGGCACCACCGCGAAGAAGACCGCCAGCACCCCCAGGAAGACCACCACCGCCGCGAAGTCGACCGGCAGCACCACGACGAAGGCCGGCAGCACCGCCGAGAAGACCGGCAGCGCCATGACGAAGGCCGGTAGCACCGCCGAGAAGACCGGCAGCGCCGCGACGAAGGCCGGCACCGCGAGGACCGACGGCACCGCCCGGACGGGTCCGGGCACCGGGACGGCCGGCGTCGTCACCCCGACCCCGCCCGACCTGGTCGAACAGTCGGTGTCGCGTACCCCCGGGGTGGAGCTGCGGGCGGTGCGGGCGCGGATGCTGGAGCACCCGGGGTTCGCCCCGGAGCTGCTGGCCCTGGCCGCGGTCGAGACGCTCGGGCCGCGCGCGCGGGAGTGGGCCGAGCGGCTGCGCGAGGCGTACCCCGATGCGGACGCCGACGGCTGGCCCGGCTGGCGGCCCGGCGGTTCGTCCGGCTGGCCGGCACCGGCGCGGCGGTGTCCGCGGCGGCCGGGCTGTTCGCACCGGTGGCGGAGCTGGCGACGGTGCTGTGGACGCAGGCCAACCTGGTGCTGCACCTGGCGGCGGCGTACGGGCGCGACCCGGCCCACCCGGACCGCGCGGTGGAGCTGCTGGTGCTGACCCAGGTGCACCCGGACGCCGACAGCGCCCGGGCGGCGCTGGACGCGGCGCGGGCGGCGGACGGGCCGGGGAGCAGCCGTGGCCACGGGCGGCCGAGGCGGCCTGGCGGTTGGCGGCCCCGCTGGCCGCGCAGGCCGGCGGCTGGCTGGGGTTGCGGTTGGCCTCGCGGCTGCTGCCGGGGGCGGCGGCGCTCGCCGCAGCGGCCGGGAACACGGCCGCCGCGGAACGCCTGGCCGCCCGGGCGGTCGGTGCCTACCGGCCGGCGCGGGCCCGCTGACCGGTCAGAGCCAGTCGAACCAGGCCCTGGGCAGCAGCGCGTAGCCGACGAAGGCGACCACGTCGAGCAGGGTGTGCGCGACGATCAGCGGCAGCACGCGGCGGGTGCGCAGGAAGAAGAACGCGAAGATCACGCCCATCACGGCGTTGCCCAGGAACGCGCCGAAGCCCTGGTAGAGGTGGTAGGAGCCGCGCAGGACCGCGCTGGCCGCGAGCACCGCGCCGAGCCGCCAGCGCAGCTGCCGCAGCCGGGTGACCAGGTAGCCGACCACGATCACCTCCTCCAGCACGGCGTTCTGCACGGCGGCCAGGATCAGCACCGGCACCGCCCACCACAGGTGCGGCAGCGCCGCCGGGACCAGGGTGGCATTGACGCCGAGCTGCGCCGCCGCCCAGAACAGGGCCAGGCCGGGCAGGCCGATCAGCGCCGCCAGACCGGCGCCCCGGGCCAGGTCCGACCCGGGCCGCCTCAGGTCGACCCCGAGCGTCCGCGCCGGCTCGCCCGGGTCCCGGGCCAGCAGGTGTACGGCGAGCAGCACCGGCAGCAGCGCGAAGCAGATGCCGACGAGCTGGTACGTCAGGTCCAGGTAGGGCCGGGGCGACTGGGAGGTGTTCAGCGCCGCGGTCTGCTTGGACAGCGGACCCGCGGCGGTCAGCTTGGCGGCCAGCGAGACGATCGCGTAGACCGCGGACTGGCCGAGGGAGAGCCCGAGCACCAGCAGCGTCTCGGTGCCCAGCATCCGGCGGGACACGCCACCTTCTGTTCGCGACTGCGGGGCTCGCTGGCCCGGCTCGCTCCTCGCGCTCACGGGACCCACTGTGCCGCATGCGAGGCCCCGGTGGCACCGCCCTCACGACCGGCGTGAGGTGATCGCACATTCTGTGCGACCGATGTGCACGCTCCGTGGACATTCTATGCGGGCCCGATCCGCCGTAAGGAGAAGGAGCGTGCCCCCGTGGAGAACTTCGCGCGGCTGTTGAAGGAGAGCTGGACCCTGGTCGAGGAGGACCGGGAGCGGCTGAGCGGGCACTTCTACGCCCGGCTGTTCCTGCTCGACCCTGAGCTGCGCAAGCTCTTCCCGGTGGCGATGACCGGGCAGGGCGACCGGATCCTCGAGGCGATCGTCACCGCCACCCAGACCGTCGGCGACCCGGAGAGCTTCGACGAGTACCTCCGCGCGCTGGGCCGGGACCACCGCAAGT
The Micromonospora sp. R77 DNA segment above includes these coding regions:
- a CDS encoding SCO0607 family lipoprotein: MRTRIMIVLAVAGLGGLMATTGCSFQESICAGGEYPAIAVGAQGGSACFPDGQEPTPPYVRYPEGKVPKHVDDEWDVYWRSHGIDENNNIIET
- a CDS encoding CPBP family intramembrane glutamic endopeptidase, coding for MLGTETLLVLGLSLGQSAVYAIVSLAAKLTAAGPLSKQTAALNTSQSPRPYLDLTYQLVGICFALLPVLLAVHLLARDPGEPARTLGVDLRRPGSDLARGAGLAALIGLPGLALFWAAAQLGVNATLVPAALPHLWWAVPVLILAAVQNAVLEEVIVVGYLVTRLRQLRWRLGAVLAASAVLRGSYHLYQGFGAFLGNAVMGVIFAFFFLRTRRVLPLIVAHTLLDVVAFVGYALLPRAWFDWL